GAATGATCCGCTTTTGGCCCGACCGCTGGCGGTTTACGATCTGTGGCGGGACGCAACGGGCGAATTGGCAGGCATCGAGCTGGTGTACCTGGTGGTGGGCAAGCTCACTAGCCGGTTGGCCCATATTCCCGCCGGGACCCGGGTGGATATTTGGGGCCCGCTCGGAAATGGCTTTGCCCGGCGTCCCTGCGAGCAACTCATCATGGTCGCGGGGGGAATAGGCCAAACGCCGTTCTTGCTGCTAGGAAAGGAATACCTGGGGGGATTGGCTGTTTCCCGGCCAGCCGGAACCATGCCTGCCCCGCGGCAAGTCCTGTTGCTGTATGGCGCCCGCAGCGTGACTTATCTGGCGGGCGTGGAGGAATTTGAGTCGGCGGGAATCGAGGTGCGGGTCAGTACCGATGACGGCACCGCGGGGCATCGCGGTCTGGTGACGGATCTCCTACGGGCGGAACTGGCCACGGAGTTTGCCGGGCGACGGGAAATCGCCTGCTGCGGCCCAGAAAAAATGCTCGAGGCCGTCAGCCACATCGCCCTGAATCATGCCGTGCCCCTGGGTTGCCAGGTGTCGCTGGAAACGCCGATGGCCTGCGGCATTGGCATTTGCTTTAGCTGCGTGACGCGGGTCAAAGAACCGGACGGCACGTGGGATTACCGCCGGACCTGCGTGGAGGGGCCGATCTTTGAGGCCGAGCGATTGGCGTGGTAAGGGTTACGGTTGACGTGGGCGGGGCTTTACCCCGTAGGTCCGCGCCTTGTGCATGAGAACATCAGAGTTCCGGACTACGTTGCTTTTCCAGAAATTAGCCTTCCGCTTTTGCTTCCAACTTAACCGGCGCATTCTTGATGGGTTTGAGACTGGCCGTCAAACGGGACTTTAAGCGGGCAGCTTTATTCCGGTGGATGACCCCTTTGGCCGCCGCTTGATCCAGTTTTTTTACCGCAGCGCGATATTCCGCATCCAAGGCGGTTTGGTCCACGCTCGCCCCCACGGCCGCGGCATGGGCTTTCTTTAATTGGGTTTTGACGGCCGATTTGACCGCGCGATTGTAGGCCCGGCGTTCAAGGCTTTGACGATGACGTTTAGCGGCGCTCTTAATATTCGGCATGGTTCGTAGAAAATCACAAAGAACACAAATTCCAGCCACTTAGCTGAGTGGAATCACCCTTTATGACGCATTTGTTGCAGTTTGTCCAGCCGTTCAGCGACGTCTTTGTACTTAAAATCCAACCCCGCTAGCTGTGTCAAATGCCGCTCGGCCACGTCCCAGGCCTTGAGCCCCATTGCCAGCACTCCCGTGCGATACAGGGCCAGCTTGCGAATATCCAGCAGTTTTTCGGGGATTTTCCCCACGGCAAGTAAATATTTTTCGAGCGCGGGCTGAAATTTTTGCATTTGCTGCAAACATTCGCCCAACTCAAGCAGCGCCAGCCCCCCTCGTTCGGGATCTTCCTGGATTTCCTCAAAAATTTTGGCAGCTTCGTGGAAATTGCTGGTTTTTTTGACCCGGAGACCCAATTCAAATTTCCAGCGGGGGACGGTGGGGTAGCGATCCGCTCGGACGCGGTAAACTTCTAATTCTTTGCGGTTGAGTTCATCCTTGAGATTTTTGGCCAGGGCTTTGGCGGCGTCCCCCCCATCCTTGGCCGCGCGCTGTTCGGCAATCTGCACCTGGTGCCGCGAACGTTTAAGATCCACATCTTCCAACTTTTCCTGGACCTTCAGATCGCGTCCCGTCAGGTCCAGGGCCGTCCGCAACAGGCGATCGGCTTCGGCGAATTTGTCCTCGTGGACGTAAATGTCGGCCAGTTGAAAATAGTTTTCCAAATCTTGCGGGAACTCAGCAATCTTTTTTTGCAGCTCCTGCGTGGGTGTAAGTTTTATCTGCGGTTGTTCCGGCGAACCCTTGGTCGCTTCCTCGGCGGGGGGTGTTCCTTTGGATCCAGCGGGGGGACCGGCCGCGGCGGGCCTTTTGGGGGCGACGCCCAAAATTTTATCGCGTTGCAAATTGGATATTTCGCGCGGAGCCTCGGCATCGTTGGGGCGCAGTTCTTCCACCTTATGCCACATGACGATCGCCTGGTCAAAATCCCCCAAATACGCCAGTGCCTTGGCACAGGCCTTGGCTACTTCGGCATCCTTGGGGGCGGCATCAAAGGCGGCCTTAAGATAGCCCAATTGTGCGTCATAGCACTGCAGTTCGCCCACCGCCTGCGCAATTTGCAATAGAATTTGCGCGTCCCAAGGATTAATGCGCAAGACCTCTAGCCCGTTATCCAACGCACCTTTCCAGTCTTTGGCAGAGAGGGCTTTCTTTAGGTTGGCTTTGTGGGATCCCCCTTGAAAACCGCCAAAAGAGGCTCCCTTGCGATTGTTCTTATACTTCTTGTACAGATTTTGCAAATACGCGCGCAAATATTCCAGATTGGCGGGATCCCCCTTGACACATTGAATGTACAAGTCGGCGGCGTAGTCAAAGCTCCCTGCGTCGTGTTTTTCCTTGCCGTGCAAAAACCAGCTTTGCAGACGTCGGCGTTGGGCCTCGTTAATGGGTTGCGGACCGGAAGTGGCGGGAATGCTGGCCATACGCGCGTCGGCTGTCCCTAAATGCACGCCCGGAAAGCCATGCCCCCCGGGAATGAGTGAATACCAAGAATTGACCCAAAAATCGACCGAAATCGTGAATGTTGCCCACGGTGTAATTGTTGACCACGGGTGGGGCCGGGCGTCGTCTTTTGCCCAGCAGACAGATGACCAACCGCCAATTTCCCCCCTCCCGCGGTTCAACTGTTACTAGTTCCCCTGCTATGCCCAGCCCGGTCAGAGTATATTCTAACATGCGGGCAAATGGCTTTCAAAGTTGAAAACTACCGAAAAATGGACGATTGCCTCCCTCCGGACGGGCAGCAACACTTGACTTGGCGTCATTCGACATGACTTCACATTCGCCACGCATGCCAGGAAAGGTTTACTTGGTCGGGGCCGGGCCGGGAGACCCCGGACTTATCACCCTTCGCGGACAAGACTGTCTGGCCCGGGCCCAAGTGGTCTACTATGACTATTTGGTGAATCCGCTCATTCTGGAAATGGCGGCTCCCGACTGTCAAAAAATCTGCCTAGGCAAGCATGGCAGCGGCCGTCAGTTGCGTCCGGAAGAAAGCGGCACTCCCCCAGCCCCCTCCGCGGGACAGCGTTTGTGGAGCCAGGCGGAAATCAACGCCGCGCTCGTAGAGCAGGCCCTGGCGGGAAAAACCGTGGTCCGCCTCAAAAGTGGCGATCCCCTGATTTTTGGCCGATTGGCCGAGGAATGCGCGGCCCTGGCCGCGCATGATATTCCCTTTGAAATTGTCCCCGGCATCACCGCCGCCTGGGCCGCCGCCAGCTACGCGGGAGTCTTTGTCACCCAGCGGCAATATGCCTCGGCCGTGGCTTTGGTCACGGGACATGAACAAGAAGACAAATCCCAACCGGGGGTGGATTACAAAGCGCTGGCCCACTTTCCCGGCACGTTGGTTTATTACATGGGCGTGACCCGCGTGGCGGAATGGTCAGGCGCGCTTTTAACCGGGGGCAAGTCCCCCACGACCCCCGTGGTGGTGATTCGCCGTTGCGCCTGGCCTGATCAACAAACCTGGACGACCACCCTGGAACACGTGGCGGACTTTGTAAAGCAACGAGAATTGCGTCCACCGGTGTTGTGCATCGTGGGAGAGGTCGCCGCCGCGCGGGAACAAGCAAGCTGGTTTGCGGCGCGGCCGTTGTTTGGGAGGCGGATCTTAGTGACGCGACCGGCCGATCAAGCGGCCGATCTGGTTAAGCTGCTGGCCGATCAAGGAGCCGACTGCGCGGTGCAACCCTTGATACAAATTTTGCCTCCCCCGGATCTTGCCGCCTTGGATCAGGCAATCTGCGCGCTTGCCACCGAACAATACGCCTGGATTGCTTTTTCCAGCGCGAACGGAGTGCGCTATTTTTGCGAGCGGCTGTGGCAGCTTGGTCATGACGCCCGAGCTTTTGGCAAAACAAAAATCGCCGCGATTGGTCCAGCCACGGGGGCCGCGCTGGGCCATTGGCATTTAAAAGGAGACGTGATGCCGGACACGTACGAGGCCTCGGCCATGGCGGGGGCGATAATCCAGGCCGCTGGCGGACAACTGGCGGACGCGCGGTGTCTGCTGGTGCGGGCCAGTCGGGGTCGGGAAGTTTTGGCCGAGCAACTGGCCGCGGCGGGGGGAAAAATTGAGCAGATCGTGGTCTACGAAAGCCGCGATCTTGACCAGCCCGATCCGCAAATCGCAACGGATTTGTCCGAGGGAAAGTTTGATTGGATGACCATCACCAGTAGCGCCATCGCGCGCGCGGCGGCGCGGCTCTTTGGCAGTGCGCTACGACAAACGCGGTTGGTCAGCATTAGCCCGCTAACCAGCGCGGTGCTAGCGGAACTGGGCTATCCGGCTGCGCTGACCGCCAACGAGGCCACCATGCCAGGAATCGTACGGGCGCTGGTGGAGGGGGTTAAGGTAGCCGGCTAATCCAAGCCGATCTATCTCGACCACCGTGCATGATTGCATAAATGGTTACCAAGGAACCATAGACTTTATAATAAACAACGTATGGAAATCGGTGTACACGCACCGCGCGTACGCCGTCATTGTCGATACTTCCTTGAACTGGTTGTTTTTTTTATTTTGTTCAATGTACGATCACATTCCGCCAAGAAACGAATTCCAACCGCCAAAGATTTATTTTTGTACCACACTGAACCAGAGTGCAAGTCGGACACAATTTCAGGACGAAATCGAAGTTCATATTTCATAAATTTTAGTCTTTAAGCGATCTAAAACTTCCTCCCAAGTCAGCAATTCGCCTCCCAAGGATTCTTGATCCAAGATTCGGCGACGTAATTCTTGATCATTCACGGCTTGATCGACACTCGGCGATTCCGCGTCTATGCTCTCCCATATCCCCTCAACGATCTGTAATCGCTCGGCAAGTGGCAGTGCGGTCAACTCAATTATCTTCTGTTGAATATTCATAAAATATTCTTTTCCAATTTGATAGTGTGGGGAATGTCAAACTAAATTTAGTTGCCAACTTTACTATTATGTGTTAATGCGTAAGTTTTCAAGTCAAATTATTAGTTCCTGCAAATAGCGCAAACGTAGGTTTTCTTACCGCTATGTGTAGATTACTTGGTTCTTGATGAAACTTGCTTAATTCCCTTGCATTCGTCGCGAGCTGATCGAATCCCCATTTTTACAAATGTAACAGCCTTTTTTACACCCTGCCATCCCCACGGCTTTCGTAACCCGCAGACTTTGACACAACTTGTTCGGGTGATAGCGGCCACGGCATAGCACCCGGTTTTTTTCCACACCCAATTTCCCCCTGGCCGAAATCTATCCCTAGGGGCGGTGGCGAATTGCAAATTTTTTCCGCCGATACCATCGGCGGCTTGTAAGAAGCATCCGGGTTGCGGGAAAGCAACCGCGATCTGCCACCACGACGAACGATGTTACTTGGATCAAGGAGGATCCCATGCCAGCGCAAAATACGCCGCGAGGACGACTAAGCTTATCCGTCGATCTCCCCCAATGCCGTGCCAGTAGCCCAACTTCCCCCCGGACAAACAGCGCGCAGCGGCTGCTTGCCGCCTGGCAAAAACAACCCTTGCCGCTTACGTGGGTTTGGAGCGGTAATCCTCCGCAATCCACCACCGAACTGGCGGAACTAACGGCTCTTCCCCGGACCGACCTAGGCTGGGCCATCCCCGTCAGCGGACTCTCCCGCCAACAGTACCGCGCACAAATTCTGGGCTGGCTCAAGCAATGGCAAGCCGCGCTCAAGTCTCCCGGCAACCGGCTGCGCATGGTTGTCACCCACGCCGGCAAAGTCAGCATCCCCTATGATGCCCTCACCCGCGCGGGAATTTCCGTTCAGCGCGATGGGCAGTTGCAATCCGGCCATGGGGCCTTTTCCCAACCACGGTGGATGCATTCCGGGTTATGGCAACTACCACTGCAGGCGGAAATGCAACTCACCCAGGGGTGGATCAGCTCCACCGCGGCCAACTGGCGGCTTCAGGGTTTGCTGCGACAGTTATTGCACTCCCCAGGCATGCATTTGCATTTGCGGATTGATTTGGGCCAGCGGGAAGAAATGGGGGGAACAGTGCTGGCAAATTGGGAAAAGCTGTTGCATATCTTGGCGGGATTTGTCCAACAAGGGGGCGAAATCGACCAAGCCGCCCGAATTTGCGCGGATTTGGCCGCACAACACCAGCGATCAGCGGGATCGATCTTGCGCGCGGCCTAACCCCCACAAAAAAATTCTTACCCCAAAGGGGGCAGGGCGGGGGGAGCGTCGTCGCGGCGTTCCCATTCTCGGCGGAGTTCGTTCAGCCCATACAGGCAAAGCTCATAATCATGACTGAGCCGTTCCAGCACGGTGTTTTCCTCGGGATTATCAGCGGGAGGAATGGTGCTGGCAATTCGATACGCCCGCTTGCCTAGTTCTTTGTAGTTCAGGACGGCGTCTTTACGGGGTGCGGCCTGCATCCAACGGAGGGCTTCGGGGTACAGGCCGGACCAAAAGAGGGTAAAATCGCCAATATGGCGGTGAACCTCGCGATTGAGCGGGGCGGGGCGGGTTTCGGCCTCTAGAAGCATATCGGACACTTGGTCCAGCCGCCGTCCGTACAGATTTTTGACGCGGTAGATTTCGTCATAATGCGAAAACCGGGTCAAAAGCTCGGTCACATAATCCACGAGGGTCGGGTCGGCGATACCCACCCGGGCCTCAAAGGTGAATTCCGTCAGGCCGGCAAAAAACCGGCGTAAATCGCCCCAGTCAGTCGTTGGAATCATGGCGTAATCCTGCGCATCGTGAAGTGTGTTGCTCGGCACACCTCGCTTCCCCGTTGGCCATTATCGGCAAAGCTCAACCATATTTGCCAGTTTCGTCAAGAGCAATCCAAAAAGCAAGCGCGGCCCTAGGCTATTGTACGCAGCACTACCTCGGCGGCTACTCGTAGCGCAGGGCCTCGATGGGATCGAGCTGACTGGCCTGATAAGCCGGATACAAACCAAAGATCAGCCCAATCATGGCAGAGAAACCCAACGAGAGCAAAATCGGCCACAGCGACACGATCCAGGGCCAATGAATCGACCCCCCCTGGGCGTTTAGGGCCGTGGTGGCCAGCCACGAAACCGAGAGTCCCCCCATGACACCGATCGCCCCGCCAACGAGGGATAACAGGGCGGCCTCGATCAAAAATTGCAACAAGATATCCCTCCCCCGCGCCCCCACCGCCATCCGAATGCCTATTTCGCGGGTCCGTTCCTTGACGCTGACCAGCATGATATTCATGATTCCCACGCCACCGACAATGAGCGACACGCTGGCAATCGCGGCCAGCAAACCGGTCATGACCGTGGTAATAATAGAAAGCACGCGGGCGATTTCGGTCGTGTTAAACACGGTAAAGTCGTTAAGTTCTCCGGGGCGAATTTTGTGCCGATCCTTGAGCAGGGCTTTGATTTCCCGCTCGGCATCGGACATCCGGTCGCGTGATTTGACGGCCACCATGATCATATCGATGTTATTAAACGTCGATCCCTGCAGGCGTTTTTTTACCGTGGTGTAGGGGGCCAGGATGATGCTGTCTTGTTCCTGGCCATTGAGACCCGCTCCTTTTGGCTCCAGTGTCCCCACCACCGTAAAAGGCACCCCCTTGATCCGGATGGTTTGCCCCAGCGGATCAGTGGTTTGAAAGAGGTTTTCGACCACGCTTTGGCCGATGACGCAAACCTTGGCCGCGGAAGTGATGTCGCGGTCGGTAAAATAGGCCCCGCGGCGGATGGTCCAATTTCGAATCAGGGGGTATCCCTCCGCCACGCCGTATATTTCCCGCGGGGAATAGTTGGTATTGCCATAGACCACCTGCGCGCGGGTCACGACCACGGGGGACGTTTTTAAGACGGATTCACATTCGTTTTCCACGGCCAGGGCGTCTTGGGGGGTCAGTGTCACGACCAAGTTTGTTCGCACGGGGCCATTCTCTTGGCTTCCCGGAAAGACCAGCAGCATGTTTGTGCCGATGCTCTCAAACTGCTCCAGCACCATGCTTTGTGCGGATTCCCCCATCGACACCAGCGCGATTACGGCCCCCACGCCAATCACGATCCCCAACACGGTCAAGCCCGCGCGCAACTTATTCTTAACCAGGGCACGGGCGGCGATCATTAATGTCGCAAAGAATGTCATGGGGAAGTGACGGTCGGGTTGTGATCTGACACCCACAATTTTTATCGCCGACGAGGCACTATTTGCCGCCGTCGGGGGGCAATGTTCATTGTAACCCGAAGACTGATCCCCGGCACGATAAACTACGCCTGGACGGGGCGATTTTTTAGCAGATCGCGGATTTCCGTCAGCAGTTTCACATCGGCGGCGGGTTCGGCCGGCGGGGGAATTTCACCCGTGGCAATCATCGTTTTGAGGTAGTTCATCCCTTTCACCACCAGAAACAAACAAAACGCAATGATGACAAATTTTATGATGGAGGAGACCACTTCCCCCACGCCTAATTTGACGGCGCCAATCTCAAAATAAAACGCGCCCAGGTCTTTTGCCCCCAACGTGGTCGCCAAACTGACCACGGGCATAAAAATTTTATCTACTAAAATCTTGACAATATCGCCAAACGCCCCTCCAATCACCACCCCCACCGCCAAATCCACCACATTCCCCCGCATCGCAAAATCTTTGAATTCCTTCAGCCAACTATTCATCGCGTCACCCTGAAAATAAAAAATCCAAACCCTTGGTTGGCCCCTTACGGCATCGTGCGGCAAGCCGCCAGAAAGGTCCGTGCCAGCTTATCATAAAACGCCCGCCCCCCACCGTTAAGGCCAATCGGGGGGAATCTCTCCGCGAATCCCCGTATAAATACAGCCCCCGCCTGTCACATGTTGGTCAAATCATCCGCCCGGCTGACACCGATGAGTTGATCCAAGGCCTGCGTGATTTCCGCCGCGTGATCCAGGTTGGGGGCATACACCCGGCACACCCGCTGGCTTAGGGGTAAATAACGAAAAAGCTGATCCGTGGCCAAAGGTTGCGGCTGCGGATAGGCTGGGTCGTATAAAAAGTTTTGCCCCGCCGCCGGACCCGCCGTGTGGGGGCGATGCACATGCCGGGCAATGTCCACCCGTAACGGCAGATCCCGTAGCGCGGGGGGCAACTTGTGCCGCAGCGCGGTTTCGGCCAGGCTTTCATTTTGGAAAATGCTGGCCGCCTCGGCGTCTTGTGGGCCAAAGACCAGCACTCGCTGACTGACGGTTTGCCAGCGAATTTTGCGCTCCAACAGTTCCTGCCACTGCTTGCCCAGTTGCCGCAAGCTGAGGTTTTGACTGGTTCTCCAGCGACCGACATCGATCAAGAGCGACCATTCGGTAAAGTGCAAATACTCCGCCAGATTCTCGGCGGGATTTCCGGCAAATAAATGCGCCCGGCTTTCGCGAAAGAGATCCTGCAACTGCATATCAATCGCCCGCACCGTGCGATGAAAATAAATCGTGCGAAACAATTCAGCACGCACTGTCATAAATCGGACCAAGGCGTCGATCCCGCGGGTATGAATCGTTAACCCCCGCTGACTAAAAAAGCTATAACGCAGCAACCGCTCGAGGTCGAACGCCTGGGTGGTATAGCCCGACATATAAGCGTCCCGCGCGACAAAATCCATGTTGTCCACGGTGTAAATCCCGCAAAACATGCCCCGCAAATAAGCCAACCAGCGGGGCGTTTTCAACTTGTCGCCAGATTGGACATGTTCCTCTACCCGAGGGCGCGTGATTAAATAGCAGATTTGCTCGGGATCCAGGGTTTCGCCAGCGGCCAGTTGCGACTCCGGATTGCGGCGAATCCCACGTATCAAATCCGCCAGTTCCGCGCGGATGATTCGACAACCGATGGTCTCATGTGTTTCCCCGTATTGCCGCAGGTAATGCTCGTCAAAAAAATGCCCAAAAGGTCCATGCCCCACATCATGCAACAGCCCCGCCAGCCGGACCAGCGACTCGACATAGCCGCGGCTGGGAACATCTGGACAAATTTCTGCCAAACTGGGATACCACGCGTCAATTGACCGGCTGGCCAAATGCATCACGCCCAGCACATGCTGAAAGCGGGTATGCTCGGCGGCGGGAAAAACCCACCAGGCGGTTTGCAATTGGTGGATTTGCCGCAACCGCTGCAACCACGGGTGGTCGATGACGTCCCGTTCGGTTTTTTCCCCGGCGTAGCAGGGGTGCGGAGCCACAAAAGGGATGTAACCGTGAATGGGATCGTACGTCAAATTTTGGCCAGTGCTGGCTAGCTGCGGCATGAAAATCGCACTCTTAACTAAAAAATATCCAGTTTACCGGCGGGGGCGCCGGGCAAAAACCCGTTTTTAGAATATAAAAAGGCCTAGTGGTAGCACTTGGGCGAGCGGGGTAAACTAAAACGCGTCTATCCGCCCCCCCATGCTGGCAAAAACTCGTGGATTTCGCCAGTCTGATGGAAGAGCCGAGAGCTAGTTTCCGATAGTAGGAGTATGCGCTCTTAGGCGGCTCAGGCAAGTGCTCACGGGAAGGAGTTTACGGTGGCTTACCGAACGTTTTGTGGCTGGCTCTCTGTTTTGGCAATGATGATGGGATGTGCTAGCATCTCCCTGGCCGCTCCCAGTACGGAACAATTGTTACCCAACACCACCAAAGGCGTGGTCTTTATCCCCAATTGGGATGAACTGGAAACCGCCTTTGACAGCACGCAATTTGGGCAACTGCTGCTGGATCCCGTCATGAAACCCTTTTATGACGATCTGCAGCAGCAACTGCGTGAAAAAGGAAACCGCCGCCTGGAAAAGCTGGGCGTGACCGTGGACGAAATTCGCAAAATTCCCGGGGGAGAAATTGCCCTGGCCGTGGTGCAGCCCGCCCCCGGGACGGGTGTCGTGGTGCTGATCGTTGATGTAACGGGGAGAGAAGCCGAAGCCGCCGCCCTTCGCCAAAAAATCAGTCAAAACCTGGCCAAGCAAGGGGCTAAGCGCACAGCCCGGGCCACCGCGGATCTAGTGGAATTTGAATTGCCTAAAAAAGCCGACGAAACCACCCCCCAGGTGGCAGTCAACTTTTTACGTGGAAATACGCTAGTCCTGGCGGATGATTACAACGTGGCCGCGGCCATC
The sequence above is drawn from the Pirellulales bacterium genome and encodes:
- a CDS encoding dihydroorotate dehydrogenase electron transfer subunit — translated: MSHSAAYFADHAQVLQTTIHSQRQLAENTFGIKLACPQIARQVIPGQFVMLRLAGMNDPLLARPLAVYDLWRDATGELAGIELVYLVVGKLTSRLAHIPAGTRVDIWGPLGNGFARRPCEQLIMVAGGIGQTPFLLLGKEYLGGLAVSRPAGTMPAPRQVLLLYGARSVTYLAGVEEFESAGIEVRVSTDDGTAGHRGLVTDLLRAELATEFAGRREIACCGPEKMLEAVSHIALNHAVPLGCQVSLETPMACGIGICFSCVTRVKEPDGTWDYRRTCVEGPIFEAERLAW
- the rpsT gene encoding 30S ribosomal protein S20, producing MPNIKSAAKRHRQSLERRAYNRAVKSAVKTQLKKAHAAAVGASVDQTALDAEYRAAVKKLDQAAAKGVIHRNKAARLKSRLTASLKPIKNAPVKLEAKAEG
- the cobA gene encoding uroporphyrinogen-III C-methyltransferase; the encoded protein is MPGKVYLVGAGPGDPGLITLRGQDCLARAQVVYYDYLVNPLILEMAAPDCQKICLGKHGSGRQLRPEESGTPPAPSAGQRLWSQAEINAALVEQALAGKTVVRLKSGDPLIFGRLAEECAALAAHDIPFEIVPGITAAWAAASYAGVFVTQRQYASAVALVTGHEQEDKSQPGVDYKALAHFPGTLVYYMGVTRVAEWSGALLTGGKSPTTPVVVIRRCAWPDQQTWTTTLEHVADFVKQRELRPPVLCIVGEVAAAREQASWFAARPLFGRRILVTRPADQAADLVKLLADQGADCAVQPLIQILPPPDLAALDQAICALATEQYAWIAFSSANGVRYFCERLWQLGHDARAFGKTKIAAIGPATGAALGHWHLKGDVMPDTYEASAMAGAIIQAAGGQLADARCLLVRASRGREVLAEQLAAAGGKIEQIVVYESRDLDQPDPQIATDLSEGKFDWMTITSSAIARAAARLFGSALRQTRLVSISPLTSAVLAELGYPAALTANEATMPGIVRALVEGVKVAG
- a CDS encoding addiction module protein, whose protein sequence is MNIQQKIIELTALPLAERLQIVEGIWESIDAESPSVDQAVNDQELRRRILDQESLGGELLTWEEVLDRLKTKIYEI
- a CDS encoding ABC transporter permease; its protein translation is MIAARALVKNKLRAGLTVLGIVIGVGAVIALVSMGESAQSMVLEQFESIGTNMLLVFPGSQENGPVRTNLVVTLTPQDALAVENECESVLKTSPVVVTRAQVVYGNTNYSPREIYGVAEGYPLIRNWTIRRGAYFTDRDITSAAKVCVIGQSVVENLFQTTDPLGQTIRIKGVPFTVVGTLEPKGAGLNGQEQDSIILAPYTTVKKRLQGSTFNNIDMIMVAVKSRDRMSDAEREIKALLKDRHKIRPGELNDFTVFNTTEIARVLSIITTVMTGLLAAIASVSLIVGGVGIMNIMLVSVKERTREIGIRMAVGARGRDILLQFLIEAALLSLVGGAIGVMGGLSVSWLATTALNAQGGSIHWPWIVSLWPILLSLGFSAMIGLIFGLYPAYQASQLDPIEALRYE
- the mscL gene encoding large conductance mechanosensitive channel protein MscL, coding for MNSWLKEFKDFAMRGNVVDLAVGVVIGGAFGDIVKILVDKIFMPVVSLATTLGAKDLGAFYFEIGAVKLGVGEVVSSIIKFVIIAFCLFLVVKGMNYLKTMIATGEIPPPAEPAADVKLLTEIRDLLKNRPVQA
- a CDS encoding HD domain-containing protein, with translation MPQLASTGQNLTYDPIHGYIPFVAPHPCYAGEKTERDVIDHPWLQRLRQIHQLQTAWWVFPAAEHTRFQHVLGVMHLASRSIDAWYPSLAEICPDVPSRGYVESLVRLAGLLHDVGHGPFGHFFDEHYLRQYGETHETIGCRIIRAELADLIRGIRRNPESQLAAGETLDPEQICYLITRPRVEEHVQSGDKLKTPRWLAYLRGMFCGIYTVDNMDFVARDAYMSGYTTQAFDLERLLRYSFFSQRGLTIHTRGIDALVRFMTVRAELFRTIYFHRTVRAIDMQLQDLFRESRAHLFAGNPAENLAEYLHFTEWSLLIDVGRWRTSQNLSLRQLGKQWQELLERKIRWQTVSQRVLVFGPQDAEAASIFQNESLAETALRHKLPPALRDLPLRVDIARHVHRPHTAGPAAGQNFLYDPAYPQPQPLATDQLFRYLPLSQRVCRVYAPNLDHAAEITQALDQLIGVSRADDLTNM